In Methanonatronarchaeum sp. AMET-Sl, one genomic interval encodes:
- a CDS encoding nitroreductase family protein encodes MDLSDVEVSLDLFDVIRSRRSVRKFKDQSVGDEEVVKVLKAGVWAPSAGNLQSRDYVVVRDGEVKRELVKAAEQQFIFDAPVVIVVCANMERASEKYGDRGYNLYSIQDATAAVQNMLLTVHALGLGSCWIGAFDEERVSEVLGLPSGVRPVSMLPIGHPDVDPNPPKRYPLEKFVHEEKW; translated from the coding sequence ATGGATTTGTCTGACGTGGAAGTTTCATTAGATTTGTTTGATGTTATTCGGTCTAGGAGGAGTGTTAGGAAGTTTAAGGACCAGAGTGTTGGTGATGAGGAGGTTGTTAAGGTTCTTAAGGCGGGTGTTTGGGCTCCTTCTGCAGGCAACCTTCAGTCGCGGGATTATGTTGTTGTTCGTGACGGTGAGGTTAAGCGTGAGTTAGTGAAGGCTGCTGAACAACAGTTCATTTTTGACGCACCTGTAGTAATAGTTGTATGTGCTAATATGGAGCGCGCTAGTGAGAAGTATGGTGACCGTGGATATAACCTATATTCGATACAGGATGCTACTGCAGCTGTACAGAATATGTTGTTAACTGTTCATGCATTAGGTTTGGGGAGTTGTTGGATTGGTGCGTTTGATGAAGAGAGGGTTAGTGAGGTTCTTGGGTTACCTAGTGGTGTCAGGCCTGTTTCAATGTTGCCGATTGGCCATCCGGATGTTGATCCAAATCCTCCGAAGAGATATCCGTTGGAGAAGTTTGTTCATGAAGAGAAGTGGTAA
- a CDS encoding Coenzyme F420 hydrogenase/dehydrogenase, beta subunit C-terminal domain: MSFSWLRKEVVESGLCRICGACVAACKPGVIEVERGPELVGECIECGLCSDVCPAINNLKSLGVDEFDRKKGFVVRSQKMDVIERSQDGGAVTSILISLLNSGLVDSAVVVGQTSDWKPIPLVVTEPGEVLDSAGTKFGSAPILSKVSEASEHGDVAVVGTPCQIEAARLLDERGIGNIKYFIGVFCMKNFQHELLFDLITDKAECKACDIKKIGINKGKFNYKAGEQESALKLSEIDHCIRPVCRECTDFESRYADISVGSVGSPKGWSTVIIRSEKGEELFKASKKHLDIDELGSQEPVDRLCRIKQKTV, from the coding sequence GTGAGTTTTAGTTGGCTTAGAAAGGAGGTGGTTGAAAGCGGTTTATGCCGTATATGTGGTGCTTGTGTTGCTGCATGTAAACCAGGTGTTATTGAGGTTGAGCGGGGTCCAGAGCTTGTTGGTGAATGTATTGAATGTGGTTTATGTAGTGATGTATGTCCGGCGATAAACAATTTGAAGAGCCTTGGAGTCGATGAGTTTGATAGAAAAAAGGGTTTTGTTGTCCGTAGTCAGAAAATGGATGTTATTGAGAGAAGTCAGGATGGTGGGGCGGTTACATCTATATTGATTTCTTTATTGAATAGTGGGTTGGTTGACTCTGCTGTTGTTGTTGGCCAGACAAGTGATTGGAAACCGATTCCACTTGTTGTTACTGAACCAGGGGAGGTTTTAGATTCTGCTGGTACGAAGTTTGGTTCTGCACCAATATTATCTAAGGTTAGTGAGGCTTCGGAACATGGGGATGTAGCCGTGGTTGGAACACCCTGTCAGATTGAGGCTGCGAGACTACTTGACGAGAGAGGTATAGGGAACATCAAGTATTTTATCGGTGTTTTCTGCATGAAGAACTTTCAACATGAATTGCTTTTTGATTTGATTACAGATAAAGCAGAGTGTAAAGCCTGTGATATCAAGAAAATCGGTATAAATAAAGGTAAATTCAATTATAAAGCTGGTGAACAAGAATCTGCTTTAAAGTTGTCAGAGATAGACCATTGTATACGGCCCGTATGTAGGGAGTGCACCGACTTTGAATCAAGATATGCCGACATAAGCGTTGGTTCGGTAGGTTCACCAAAGGGATGGTCAACCGTTATAATTAGGTCAGAAAAAGGAGAAGAGTTGTTCAAGGCCTCTAAAAAACACCTAGATATTGATGAGTTAGGTTCTCAAGAACCTGTAGATCGTTTATGTCGCATTAAGCAAAAAACAGTTTAA